From the Tachyglossus aculeatus isolate mTacAcu1 chromosome 21, mTacAcu1.pri, whole genome shotgun sequence genome, one window contains:
- the GP1BB gene encoding platelet glycoprotein Ib beta chain, whose amino-acid sequence MGPRSPPAHPTPGPGARIRCRGPRLGRGAGLDVLRAPHIHTRPTRKSLPRTRRPEPSAPDGSRRAQCPHGARPGGHPEFQTPVGPPSLPTTMPYHTDTGRHICRQAPPIHALRAVRLTSHQRHTGLPVPASGHTRLTLPGPLCMPPPRVAPIFLAGAASPPWKRFQVVAEDVPHLGMRSRLGLWSVRSPPGGFLLSVMSDDTRSSPWAPWPHGPRSRLPVSGPRTPASRALGPLLLACWALLPAGLSACPARCRCAGTIVDCGRLGLTADLLPAAFPPATTEIVLSANNLSAVPEGLFDGLTALRAVHLAGNPWRCDCDVLYLRAWLRWQQQRDSYRELRCASPPGLRGRLLAYLSEDELFSSCQAWYCRWALGAQLCLLIFLLLQALLLLLVILRLRRFQAVAREARRTAQELLQTVPLVPLEPDAPST is encoded by the exons ATGGGACCTCGGAGCCCACCCGCCCACCCCACTCCCGGGCCGGGAG CACGGATCCGTTGCCGAGGACCGAGGTTGGGCCGAGGGGCCGGGCTGGACGTCCTCCGCGCCCCCCACATCCACACACGCCCAACACGCAAATCCCTCCCTCGGACGAGGCGACCAGAGCCGTCGGCCCCCGACGGCTCCAGGCGGGCACAGTGCCCGCACGGGGCACGACCCGGCGGCCACCCTGAGTTTCAAACTCCTGTtggacccccctccctgcccaccaccatgCCCTACCACACAGACACGGGCCGCCACATATGTAGACAGGCCCCACCGATTCACGCGCTCCGTGCCGTACGGTTGACGAGCCATCAGCGGCACACGGGCCTACCCGTGCCGGCCAGCGGACACACGCGGCTCA CCCTCCCCGGGCCCCTCTGCATGCCTCCTCCCCGTGTCGCCCCCATTTTCCTGGCTGGGGCGGCATCCCCGCCTTGGAAACGATTCCAAGTCGTAGCCGAGGATGTGCCCCACCTCGGGATGAGGTCCCGCCTGGGACTCTGGTCAGTGCGGTCCCCGCCTGGGGGATTCTTGTTGTCAGTCATGTCCGACGATACCCG GAG ctctccctgggccccGTGGCCGCACGGCCCCCGCTCACGCCTGCCCGTTTCAGGGCCGCGGACCCCGGCGTCCCGGGCCCTGGGCCCGCTGCTGCTGGCCTGCTGGGCGCTGCTCCCGGCCGGGCTCTCCGCCTGCCCCGCCCGCTGCCGCTGTGCGGGCACCATCGTGGACTGCGGCCGGCTGGGGCTGACCGCGGACCTGCTGCCCGCCGCCTTCCCGCCGGCCACCACGGAGATCGTGCTGTCGGCCAACAACCTGTCGGCCGTGCCCGAGGGGCTGTTCGACGGGCTGACGGCCCTGCGCGCCGTCCACTTGGCCGGGAACCCCTGGCGCTGCGACTGCGACGTCCTCTACCTGCGGGCCTGGCTGCGTTGGCAGCAGCAGCGCGACTCTTACCGCGAGCTGCGCTGCGCCTCGCCCCCCGGCCTGCGCGGCCGCCTCCTGGCCTACCTGTCGGAGGACGAGCTGTTCTCGTCGTGCCAGGCCTGGTACTGCCGCTGGGCACTGGGCGCGCAGCTCTGCCTCCTGATCTTCCTGCTGCTGcaggccctgctgctgctgctcgtcATCCTAAGGCTGCGCCGCTTCCAGGCCGTGGCGCGGGAGGCCCGCCGTACCGCCCAGGAGCTGCTGCAGACCGTGCCGCTCGTGCCCTTGGAGCCTGACGCCCCCTCCACCTAG